A DNA window from Rhodococcus sp. Z13 contains the following coding sequences:
- a CDS encoding VOC family protein has protein sequence MTNTTHSATTTPAVLADAVWPCLTYSDARAAIRFLVGTLGFVESAVYGEGESVEHAELLWPHGGGVMLGSAGRGSPLDPHADAGNVYLIAPDPATVDTLYEKVLASARAEDPVVRARVTVELCDEDYGSHGFTCRDPHGVYWSIGTYRPPR, from the coding sequence ATGACGAACACGACGCATTCCGCAACCACGACTCCGGCCGTCCTCGCCGACGCGGTGTGGCCGTGCCTGACCTACAGCGACGCCCGCGCCGCGATCCGGTTCCTCGTCGGGACACTGGGTTTCGTCGAGTCCGCCGTGTACGGCGAGGGTGAGAGCGTCGAGCACGCCGAACTCCTCTGGCCGCACGGCGGGGGAGTGATGCTCGGCTCGGCCGGCCGCGGATCACCTCTCGACCCGCACGCCGATGCCGGGAACGTTTACCTGATCGCTCCCGACCCGGCCACCGTCGACACGCTGTACGAGAAGGTGCTCGCGTCCGCCCGGGCCGAGGACCCCGTCGTCCGGGCGCGCGTGACGGTCGAACTGTGCGACGAGGACTACGGTTCGCACGGATTCACCTGCCGCGACCCGCACGGCGTGTACTGGAGCATCGGCACCTACCGCCCGCCCCGCTGA
- a CDS encoding glutathione S-transferase family protein, which yields MAENKYVEPGAEFTRDTRYIATRITADGRDGYPVEAGRYRLVAARACPWANRALIVRRLLGLEDALSLGLCGPTHDERSWTFDLDPGGVDPVLGIPRLQDAYCARFPGYDRGITVPAVVDVPTGQVVTNDYAQLTLDLSTEWTQFHREGAPDLYPEPLRDEIDEVARVIYEDVNNGVYRCGFAGSQESYEEAFDRLFARLDWLEERLGAQRYLVGETITEADVRLFTTLVRFDAVYHGHFKCNRNRLVDFPALWAYARDLFRTPGFGDTVDFVQIKQHYYLVHTDINPTRIVPKGPDLSSWLTPHGREALGGRPFGDGTPPPPPSAAEVVPAAHTVTEPVS from the coding sequence GTGGCCGAGAACAAGTACGTCGAGCCGGGCGCGGAGTTCACACGCGACACCCGCTACATCGCCACGCGGATCACCGCGGACGGACGCGACGGGTATCCGGTGGAGGCCGGGCGGTACCGGCTCGTCGCCGCGCGGGCGTGCCCCTGGGCGAACCGCGCGCTGATCGTGCGGCGGCTGCTCGGGCTCGAGGACGCGTTGTCGCTGGGGCTGTGCGGCCCGACCCACGACGAGCGCAGCTGGACCTTCGATCTCGACCCGGGCGGGGTCGACCCGGTGCTGGGCATCCCGCGCCTGCAGGACGCCTACTGCGCGCGTTTCCCCGGATACGACCGGGGCATCACCGTCCCGGCAGTGGTCGACGTGCCCACCGGGCAGGTGGTGACGAACGACTACGCGCAGCTCACCCTGGATCTGTCCACCGAGTGGACGCAGTTCCACCGCGAGGGCGCCCCGGATCTGTATCCGGAACCGTTGCGGGACGAGATCGACGAGGTCGCCCGGGTGATCTACGAGGACGTCAACAACGGGGTGTACCGGTGCGGTTTCGCCGGTTCGCAGGAGTCCTACGAGGAGGCCTTCGACCGGTTGTTCGCGCGCCTGGACTGGCTCGAGGAACGGCTCGGGGCGCAACGCTATCTGGTAGGAGAGACGATCACCGAGGCCGACGTGCGACTGTTCACGACCCTGGTGCGGTTCGACGCCGTCTACCACGGCCACTTCAAGTGCAACCGGAACCGGTTGGTCGACTTCCCGGCGCTGTGGGCCTACGCGCGGGATCTGTTCCGGACCCCCGGTTTCGGGGACACCGTCGACTTCGTGCAGATCAAGCAGCACTACTACCTGGTGCACACCGACATCAATCCGACGCGGATCGTGCCCAAGGGGCCGGATCTGTCGTCCTGGCTCACCCCGCACGGGCGCGAGGCGCTCGGCGGGCGGCCGTTCGGCGACGGCACCCCGCCTCCCCCGCCGTCGGCCGCCGAGGTCGTGCCCGCCGCGCACACGGTGACCGAACCGGTCTCGTAG
- a CDS encoding crotonase/enoyl-CoA hydratase family protein, with translation MSDEVLLERRDRVLIITINRPEARNAVNAAVSRALADAVDELDDDDSISVGILTGAGGNFCAGMDLKAFVAGENVVVPGKGLGFTQAPPRKPLIAAVEGFALAGGTELVLATDLVVAAKDARFGIPEVKRGLVAGAGGLLRLPHRIPYQKALELALTGDTFTAEEAHGYGFVNTLTEPGQALDGALALAERITANGPLAVAVTKEIIVRSGDWSREEAFDKQMELMAPVFTSEDAREGATAFAEKRAPVWKGR, from the coding sequence ATGTCCGACGAAGTCCTGCTCGAACGTCGCGATCGAGTTCTGATCATCACCATCAACCGGCCCGAGGCCCGCAACGCGGTCAACGCCGCGGTGAGCCGGGCCCTCGCCGACGCCGTCGACGAGCTCGACGACGACGATTCGATCTCGGTCGGCATCCTCACCGGTGCCGGCGGTAACTTCTGTGCGGGCATGGACCTCAAGGCGTTCGTGGCGGGCGAGAACGTCGTCGTCCCCGGCAAGGGACTCGGGTTCACCCAGGCGCCGCCGCGCAAGCCGCTGATCGCCGCGGTCGAGGGTTTCGCCCTCGCCGGCGGCACCGAACTCGTCCTCGCCACCGACCTCGTCGTCGCGGCGAAGGACGCCCGCTTCGGCATCCCCGAGGTCAAGCGGGGGCTGGTCGCCGGTGCCGGCGGGCTGCTGCGCCTGCCGCACCGCATCCCGTACCAGAAGGCCCTCGAACTCGCGCTCACCGGCGACACGTTCACCGCCGAGGAGGCGCACGGTTACGGCTTCGTCAACACGCTCACCGAACCGGGGCAGGCGCTCGACGGCGCGCTCGCGCTGGCCGAGCGCATCACCGCCAACGGCCCGCTCGCCGTCGCGGTGACCAAGGAGATCATCGTCCGCTCGGGCGACTGGTCGCGCGAGGAGGCCTTCGACAAGCAGATGGAACTCATGGCGCCCGTGTTCACCTCGGAGGACGCCAGGGAGGGCGCGACCGCCTTCGCGGAGAAGCGCGCCCCGGTCTGGAAGGGCCGCTGA
- a CDS encoding GNAT family N-acetyltransferase: MDPHISSIAALAWCRALGLPDHALAEPGCTTRIDDSADEVRLLVAGASTAIVGPSEAVSRLEAAGDHADLDAPRAESLVGGHAGRTELLCLCTDWVDATRVENPLISHDPGDLAELLRRCPPDDATETELTASPPTHAFVLLDDDHRPLAGAAHRELGSLLADVRVVAAPEVRRLGLAATVTTLATHDALDSGLVPLARVRRDNRGARAVAAVSGYDIWGTLVTVRLSPGR, from the coding sequence GTGGACCCACACATCTCGAGCATCGCTGCCCTGGCCTGGTGCCGCGCCCTGGGGCTACCCGATCACGCCCTGGCCGAACCCGGCTGCACCACCCGCATCGACGACTCGGCCGACGAGGTGCGGCTGCTCGTCGCCGGCGCCTCGACCGCGATCGTCGGCCCGTCCGAGGCGGTGTCCCGGCTCGAAGCGGCGGGCGACCACGCCGACCTCGACGCACCCCGCGCGGAGAGCCTCGTCGGCGGGCACGCCGGACGTACCGAACTGCTGTGCCTGTGCACCGACTGGGTCGACGCGACCCGCGTGGAGAACCCGCTGATCTCCCACGATCCCGGGGACCTCGCGGAGCTGCTGCGCCGCTGCCCGCCCGACGACGCCACCGAGACCGAGCTGACCGCGAGCCCGCCCACCCACGCGTTCGTGTTGCTGGACGACGACCACCGGCCCCTCGCCGGGGCGGCCCACCGGGAACTCGGGTCGCTGCTCGCCGACGTGCGGGTCGTGGCGGCGCCGGAGGTGCGCCGCCTGGGTCTCGCGGCGACGGTGACCACGCTGGCGACGCACGACGCGCTCGATTCCGGTCTCGTGCCGCTGGCCCGGGTCCGCCGCGACAACCGGGGAGCCCGGGCGGTCGCGGCGGTGTCGGGATACGACATCTGGGGAACCCTCGTGACGGTCCGGCTGTCCCCCGGCCGGTGA
- a CDS encoding DHA2 family efflux MFS transporter permease subunit: MAELTDGARWAALGALCLGFFMILVDSTIVAVANPAIMRSFTAEINTVVWVTSAYLLAYAVPLLVTGRLGDRFGQRRVYLSGLVLFTLASLWCGLSSSIEMLIVARVFQGFGAALMSPQTMAVITRIFPPDRRGTAMGLWGAVAGVATLVGPLAGGLLVDGFGWEWIFFVNVPVGIIGFVLAAKFVPTLPTGRHRFDVVGVILSGLGMFFLVFGIQEGNSYDWSAGVWASILAGLALLVVFVYQQSRNRGEPLVPLSLFRDRNFGLANIGISSMGFAITGVMLPIMFYAQAVRGLSPTGSALLMVPMAVLSGVLAPSVGRLVDRVHPRVIAGTGFALLAIGLGWLALVMTPDVPTWQLLLPIALVGVANAGIWSPLSATATNRLSQSQAGAGAGVYNTMRQVGAVLGSAALGAMMAARLSANGLGGGGTSEMDVAVLPEPLREPFASAMAESMWLPAVVLLVGLVASLCFERPASQQAQRLATAEAGRPA, encoded by the coding sequence GTGGCGGAACTGACGGACGGTGCCCGCTGGGCGGCACTGGGAGCGTTGTGCCTCGGCTTCTTCATGATCCTGGTCGACAGCACGATCGTCGCCGTCGCCAACCCGGCGATCATGCGGAGCTTCACGGCCGAGATCAACACGGTCGTGTGGGTCACCAGCGCCTACCTGCTCGCCTACGCCGTGCCGCTGCTGGTCACCGGGCGCCTGGGCGACCGATTCGGCCAGCGCCGCGTCTACCTGTCCGGTCTGGTGCTGTTCACGCTCGCGTCCCTGTGGTGCGGCCTGTCGTCGTCCATCGAGATGCTCATCGTCGCCCGTGTCTTCCAGGGCTTCGGCGCCGCGCTGATGTCGCCGCAGACGATGGCCGTGATCACCCGGATCTTCCCGCCGGACCGCCGCGGCACCGCGATGGGACTGTGGGGCGCCGTCGCCGGCGTCGCGACCCTCGTGGGTCCGCTCGCCGGCGGCTTGCTGGTCGACGGGTTCGGCTGGGAGTGGATCTTCTTCGTGAACGTGCCCGTCGGGATCATCGGGTTCGTCCTCGCCGCGAAGTTCGTGCCCACCCTGCCCACCGGCCGGCACCGCTTCGACGTGGTCGGCGTGATCCTCAGCGGCCTGGGCATGTTCTTCCTCGTCTTCGGCATCCAGGAGGGCAACTCCTACGACTGGTCGGCCGGGGTGTGGGCCTCGATCCTCGCCGGCCTCGCGCTGCTCGTCGTGTTCGTCTACCAGCAGTCCCGTAACCGCGGTGAGCCCCTCGTGCCGCTGAGCCTGTTCCGCGACCGCAACTTCGGGCTCGCGAACATCGGCATCTCCTCGATGGGTTTCGCCATCACCGGTGTGATGCTGCCGATCATGTTCTACGCGCAGGCCGTGCGTGGGCTCAGCCCGACGGGTTCGGCACTGCTCATGGTGCCGATGGCCGTCCTCAGCGGTGTGCTCGCTCCTTCGGTCGGCCGGCTCGTCGACCGGGTCCACCCGCGCGTGATCGCCGGTACCGGCTTCGCGTTGCTGGCCATCGGCCTGGGCTGGCTCGCGCTGGTGATGACCCCCGACGTGCCCACCTGGCAGCTGCTGCTGCCGATCGCCCTGGTCGGTGTCGCCAACGCCGGCATCTGGTCGCCGCTGTCGGCCACCGCGACCAACCGTCTCTCGCAGAGCCAGGCCGGTGCCGGTGCCGGTGTCTACAACACGATGCGTCAGGTCGGCGCGGTCCTCGGCAGCGCCGCGCTCGGCGCGATGATGGCCGCCCGGCTCTCGGCCAACGGTCTCGGTGGTGGCGGCACCTCCGAGATGGACGTGGCCGTCCTGCCCGAGCCGCTGCGCGAGCCGTTCGCGTCGGCGATGGCGGAGTCGATGTGGTTGCCCGCCGTGGTCCTGCTCGTCGGGCTGGTGGCGTCGCTGTGCTTCGAACGGCCCGCGAGCCAGCAGGCGCAGCGTCTCGCCACGGCCGAGGCGGGACGACCGGCCTAG
- a CDS encoding alpha/beta fold hydrolase, with protein MPKGEVYVRETGTGDHTVVLLHGFSDHSGTWCRVAPTLSERYRVLAVDLPGFGRSAEHWTAPLFDHYVDVLDDLLAGTEKPVSLIGNSLGAVTSLVYASARPARVRRVVLSDMPGVAGIPRLWTRGARLPVELSRLLTRPVPAPLVQRTIGALYARAAVHRPGSLDRAVRTAFSANFATRRQVDALLSVGRHAIHELGRLPIPEMVHALDMPALLVWGARDRLTPANAARRVDADGTRRVVIIPDAGHCPHLDAPQEFLDVVLPFLE; from the coding sequence GTGCCGAAGGGCGAGGTGTACGTACGGGAGACGGGCACCGGCGACCACACCGTCGTTCTACTGCACGGCTTCTCCGACCACAGCGGGACGTGGTGCCGGGTCGCCCCCACGCTCTCCGAGCGCTACCGCGTGCTCGCCGTCGACCTTCCCGGTTTCGGCCGCAGCGCCGAGCACTGGACGGCGCCCCTGTTCGACCACTACGTCGACGTCCTCGACGACCTCCTCGCCGGGACCGAGAAGCCGGTGTCGCTGATCGGCAACTCCCTCGGTGCCGTCACCTCCCTGGTCTACGCCTCCGCCCGCCCGGCGCGGGTGCGGCGGGTGGTGCTGTCCGACATGCCGGGGGTCGCCGGGATCCCCCGCCTCTGGACGCGCGGGGCGCGGCTGCCCGTCGAGCTGTCGCGGCTGCTGACCCGGCCCGTGCCCGCGCCGCTCGTGCAGCGCACCATCGGGGCGTTGTACGCGCGGGCGGCGGTGCACCGGCCCGGAAGTCTCGACCGTGCGGTGCGGACCGCGTTCAGCGCCAACTTCGCGACCCGCCGGCAGGTCGACGCGCTGCTGTCGGTGGGCCGGCACGCCATCCACGAGCTGGGGCGCCTGCCGATCCCGGAGATGGTGCACGCCCTGGACATGCCCGCCCTGCTGGTGTGGGGTGCCCGGGATCGCCTCACCCCGGCGAACGCGGCGCGGCGAGTAGACGCCGATGGGACCCGGCGCGTGGTGATCATCCCCGACGCCGGGCACTGTCCCCATCTCGACGCACCGCAGGAGTTCCTCGACGTGGTTCTGCCCTTCCTGGAATGA
- a CDS encoding ABC transporter permease: MTALLTAEFRKVTSLRYWWILGIAPLLVGLFCGALTLPIARQIEDGFGFGTSTGFAEAVAAAVGTSLSLALVFLFAAVFGAVETGSEFQHRTVVPTFLTARGRDGVIAAKLVTAAVVGMLYCIITSLSSVVTLLLFGGGFDGEVFGAVGTVLGIGLVCTALWSLIGAGLGLLTRSTTGSVLALCVWVPFGELIVSLILHGLGLGGVAPYLPAQVTWYTLFSAATSPDEVVLEVAWPVAPLVLVLWTALLCGLGWWRTRTRDVV; encoded by the coding sequence ATGACCGCACTGCTGACCGCCGAGTTCCGCAAGGTGACGAGTCTGCGCTACTGGTGGATCCTCGGGATCGCACCCCTGCTCGTCGGCTTGTTCTGCGGCGCTCTCACCCTCCCCATCGCCCGCCAGATCGAGGACGGTTTCGGATTCGGCACCTCCACCGGTTTCGCCGAGGCGGTGGCCGCCGCCGTCGGCACCTCCCTGTCCCTCGCGCTGGTGTTCCTGTTCGCCGCGGTGTTCGGGGCCGTGGAGACCGGCAGCGAGTTCCAGCACCGCACCGTCGTGCCGACCTTCCTCACCGCACGCGGCCGGGACGGGGTGATCGCCGCGAAACTCGTCACCGCCGCGGTCGTGGGGATGCTGTACTGCATCATCACGTCGCTGTCCTCGGTGGTGACACTCCTGCTGTTCGGGGGTGGTTTCGACGGTGAGGTGTTCGGTGCCGTCGGCACGGTCCTGGGCATCGGGCTGGTGTGCACCGCCCTGTGGTCGCTCATCGGCGCGGGGCTGGGTCTGCTCACCCGCTCCACGACCGGCAGCGTCCTGGCCCTGTGCGTGTGGGTTCCGTTCGGGGAGCTGATCGTCTCGCTGATCCTGCACGGCCTCGGTCTCGGTGGGGTCGCTCCCTATCTGCCCGCCCAGGTCACCTGGTACACCCTGTTCTCGGCGGCGACCTCCCCCGACGAGGTCGTACTCGAGGTGGCGTGGCCGGTCGCGCCGCTCGTGCTCGTCCTGTGGACCGCGCTGCTGTGCGGGCTGGGCTGGTGGCGCACCCGCACCCGCGACGTCGTCTGA
- a CDS encoding ABC transporter ATP-binding protein — protein MTAPPAGTTAPPAGIVVHGLTKVFGEHTAVSNLSFSVPPGSITGFLGPNGSGKTTTLGMLLGLVRPTAGSAFVDGTPFAQLESPAQVVGAVLDANSAHPKHTAVAHLRVYCAAIGVPDARAREMLELVGLASVGNRRVGEFSLGMRQRLALATALLGRPRYLVLDEPANGLDPEGMAWLRDFLVAFARNGGTVLISSHILREVEQMADRLVIIGNGTLVAESSMADLREAHRSRVFVAASDPALLATALAAAGYTDAQVQQDGRLAVAGIDPDGIAAIARETGVTLFGTSVEHVDLEQVYLSMTAGRYAAAHHPSAQYQQQSPYPQQPHHSQPQQTWGPPPQWAQQQQWAQQQQWDPRAQYGPPGPYGPPGPYGPPAPNPHPQGPPPPNPHPPTGPEGPRP, from the coding sequence GTGACAGCACCGCCTGCCGGCACCACTGCACCGCCTGCCGGCATCGTCGTGCACGGACTGACCAAGGTGTTCGGTGAACACACCGCCGTGTCGAACCTCTCGTTCTCGGTGCCGCCCGGGTCGATCACCGGTTTCCTCGGCCCCAACGGCTCGGGCAAGACCACCACCCTGGGCATGCTGCTCGGCCTCGTCCGCCCCACCGCCGGAAGTGCCTTCGTCGACGGGACGCCGTTCGCGCAATTGGAGTCCCCGGCGCAGGTCGTCGGGGCGGTCCTCGACGCGAACAGCGCCCACCCCAAGCACACCGCCGTGGCGCACCTGCGCGTCTACTGCGCCGCGATCGGGGTGCCCGACGCGCGGGCGCGGGAGATGCTCGAACTCGTCGGCCTGGCATCGGTGGGCAACCGCCGTGTCGGGGAGTTCTCCCTCGGTATGCGTCAGCGCCTGGCGCTGGCGACGGCACTGCTGGGCCGGCCGCGGTATCTGGTGCTCGACGAGCCCGCGAACGGCCTCGATCCCGAGGGGATGGCCTGGCTGCGCGACTTCCTGGTCGCCTTCGCCCGCAACGGCGGGACGGTGCTGATCTCGAGTCACATCCTGCGGGAGGTCGAGCAGATGGCCGACCGTCTCGTGATCATCGGCAACGGCACGCTGGTGGCCGAGAGCAGCATGGCGGATCTGCGCGAGGCGCACCGCTCCCGGGTGTTCGTCGCGGCCTCCGATCCCGCGCTGCTCGCCACCGCCCTGGCCGCCGCCGGGTACACCGACGCGCAGGTGCAGCAGGACGGCCGTCTCGCCGTGGCCGGGATCGATCCCGACGGCATCGCCGCGATCGCCCGGGAGACCGGGGTGACCCTGTTCGGCACCAGCGTCGAGCACGTCGATCTCGAGCAGGTGTACCTGTCGATGACCGCCGGGCGGTACGCCGCGGCCCACCACCCGTCGGCCCAGTACCAGCAGCAGTCCCCCTATCCGCAGCAGCCCCATCACTCGCAGCCCCAGCAGACCTGGGGACCACCTCCACAGTGGGCACAACAGCAGCAGTGGGCACAACAGCAGCAGTGGGACCCGCGGGCGCAGTACGGACCCCCGGGTCCCTACGGACCCCCGGGTCCCTACGGACCGCCGGCCCCGAATCCGCACCCGCAGGGCCCACCCCCACCGAACCCGCACCCACCGACCGGACCGGAGGGGCCGAGACCATGA
- a CDS encoding class I adenylate-forming enzyme family protein, with protein MSLAVVEIPVGGRWLRDERITRRTGGILQYESLEPCLAELLDRSALRYSNRTAAVDRVGRVLTFRELWASAARVAGGLLDQGVGPADRVVVSYPNGFRWLSGFLGVVLAGAVPVLPAPSCNAAEIEWIEAHSGAVLTLDGDLPDGVPFLDGGASPDELALLYYVRAEAGALRGVELTNTNVLSTIEAVGHAMDLGAEGTRTVITAPLSTAVGCSVQLLPTLAFGGTVVVGGSRVVRVPWRHLRAAFPTSRCVRGWGVAETGGIGLLLPSEHRHRHPRSVGVPFGGIEVALLGPDAEKGIGELLCRGPSVARRYWQDPVATAEAFTEDGWFRTGDQVCIDGEGFVDPIAVRVL; from the coding sequence ATGTCGTTGGCAGTGGTCGAGATTCCGGTGGGCGGCCGGTGGCTGCGGGACGAACGGATCACCCGCCGGACCGGTGGAATCCTGCAGTACGAATCCCTCGAGCCGTGCCTGGCCGAGCTGCTCGATCGCAGTGCCCTGCGGTATTCGAACCGCACGGCGGCCGTCGACCGTGTCGGCCGGGTCCTCACCTTCCGGGAACTGTGGGCGTCGGCCGCGCGGGTCGCCGGCGGGCTCCTCGACCAGGGGGTCGGCCCGGCGGACCGGGTGGTGGTGAGCTATCCCAACGGTTTCCGCTGGCTCTCCGGTTTCCTGGGGGTGGTGCTCGCCGGGGCGGTTCCGGTGCTCCCCGCCCCCTCGTGCAACGCCGCCGAGATCGAGTGGATCGAGGCCCACAGCGGCGCCGTGCTGACCCTCGACGGCGACCTCCCCGACGGCGTTCCGTTCCTCGACGGCGGTGCGTCCCCGGACGAACTCGCGCTGCTGTACTACGTGCGCGCCGAGGCCGGTGCCCTGCGCGGCGTCGAGCTGACCAACACCAACGTGCTGTCGACGATCGAGGCGGTCGGGCACGCCATGGATCTCGGGGCGGAGGGCACCCGCACGGTGATCACCGCGCCGCTGTCCACGGCGGTCGGCTGCAGCGTGCAGTTGCTGCCCACCCTCGCCTTCGGTGGCACCGTGGTCGTCGGTGGTTCCCGGGTCGTGCGGGTGCCGTGGCGGCACCTGCGTGCCGCGTTCCCGACCTCGCGGTGCGTCCGCGGCTGGGGGGTGGCCGAGACCGGCGGCATCGGATTACTGCTGCCCTCCGAACACCGCCACCGGCACCCGCGCAGCGTCGGAGTCCCGTTCGGTGGGATCGAGGTGGCCCTGCTCGGCCCCGACGCGGAGAAGGGGATCGGCGAACTGCTGTGCCGCGGACCGAGTGTGGCCCGTCGGTACTGGCAGGACCCGGTTGCGACGGCCGAGGCGTTCACCGAGGACGGGTGGTTCCGTACGGGCGATCAGGTGTGCATCGACGGGGAAGGGTTCGTCGATCCGATCGCCGTGCGGGTGTTGTGA
- a CDS encoding adenosine deaminase, producing MTEGFAELHVHIEGSLEPETILALAERNGVELPYRDLDDLRARYRFTDLQSFLDLYYANMQVLRTAQDFADLARAYFARAARGGVRRAEFFFDPQAHTSRGVPLAEVAAGLADAVAGAHSEFGMDVAMIASIVRDRPVTEAQEVFGELLRLGAPIIGLGLDSAEVGHPPSLFEDVFARARAEGLHVTAHAGEEGPPEYVWQALDLLGAERIDHGIRSLEDPELVARLVDERIPLTVCPLSNVRLRVVDTLADHPLRRMLDAGLAVSVHSDDPAYFGGYVDDNFAALRDSLDLTDDEQSVLQRNSWEAAFL from the coding sequence GTGACCGAGGGTTTCGCCGAACTGCACGTGCACATCGAGGGAAGCCTCGAGCCGGAGACCATCCTCGCGCTCGCCGAGCGCAACGGCGTCGAGCTGCCCTACCGGGATCTCGACGACCTGCGCGCCCGCTACCGGTTCACCGACCTGCAGTCCTTCCTCGACCTGTACTACGCGAACATGCAGGTGCTGCGCACCGCGCAGGACTTCGCCGACCTCGCCCGCGCGTACTTCGCGCGCGCGGCGAGGGGTGGGGTGCGACGGGCGGAGTTCTTCTTCGACCCGCAGGCCCACACCTCGCGCGGGGTGCCGCTCGCGGAGGTCGCGGCCGGTCTCGCCGACGCGGTCGCCGGTGCGCACAGCGAGTTCGGGATGGACGTGGCGATGATCGCCTCCATCGTGCGTGACCGGCCGGTGACGGAAGCGCAGGAGGTCTTCGGCGAACTGCTGCGTCTCGGCGCCCCGATCATCGGGCTCGGTCTCGACTCCGCCGAGGTCGGACATCCGCCCTCGCTGTTCGAGGACGTCTTCGCCCGCGCCCGCGCCGAGGGCCTCCACGTCACCGCGCACGCGGGGGAGGAGGGGCCACCCGAATACGTGTGGCAGGCACTCGATCTGCTCGGCGCCGAACGGATCGACCACGGCATCCGCTCCCTCGAGGACCCCGAGCTCGTCGCCCGTCTCGTCGACGAACGGATCCCGCTGACGGTGTGCCCGTTGTCGAACGTGCGTCTGCGCGTGGTCGACACGCTCGCCGACCATCCCCTGCGGCGCATGCTCGACGCCGGGCTCGCGGTGAGCGTGCACTCCGACGATCCCGCCTATTTCGGCGGCTACGTCGACGACAACTTCGCCGCGCTGCGGGACTCCCTCGATCTCACCGACGACGAACAGTCGGTGCTGCAACGCAATTCCTGGGAAGCCGCCTTCCTCTGA
- a CDS encoding helix-turn-helix domain-containing protein, whose amino-acid sequence MTGSAAAGVAEGVRRRPAPLLTPYVRRYEAYRLEGFPPGVHLGMPAPEITVVVGISRPVELSRGEGRPPDRFDTLAGGLSTWPVPIVHDGNQHGIQLSLTPAGARTLLGVPAAALGSWVVDLEDLLGAIGRELSDGITTAPDWETRFELLDRILTRRLASAPRPEPEPELTRAWHLLVCDPTRPVQEVADDIGWSRRYLAKKAVAEFGLSPKDLARLSRFDRSRRLLRAQPHRWLADVAATCGFYDQAHLAREWRDLGGLPPSRWLAEEVFPFVQDVDGVGGEHWES is encoded by the coding sequence ATGACCGGGTCCGCAGCGGCCGGTGTCGCGGAGGGTGTCCGCCGCCGCCCGGCGCCGCTACTGACACCCTACGTACGTCGTTACGAAGCGTATCGGCTCGAAGGGTTCCCTCCGGGTGTTCACCTGGGAATGCCCGCACCCGAGATCACCGTCGTGGTCGGCATCTCCCGGCCCGTCGAGCTGTCCCGCGGCGAGGGGCGGCCACCGGACCGGTTCGATACTCTCGCCGGGGGCCTGTCGACGTGGCCGGTGCCGATCGTGCACGACGGGAACCAGCACGGCATCCAGCTCTCGTTGACCCCCGCCGGGGCGCGGACCCTGCTCGGAGTGCCCGCGGCGGCCCTCGGTTCGTGGGTGGTCGATCTCGAGGATCTTCTCGGCGCCATCGGCCGGGAGCTCTCCGACGGGATCACCACCGCACCGGACTGGGAGACCCGGTTCGAGCTCCTCGACCGGATCCTCACGCGCCGCCTGGCGTCGGCTCCGCGGCCCGAACCGGAACCGGAGCTGACCCGCGCCTGGCATCTGCTCGTGTGCGATCCGACCCGACCGGTGCAGGAGGTCGCCGACGACATCGGCTGGAGCAGAAGGTATCTCGCGAAGAAAGCAGTCGCCGAGTTCGGGCTCTCCCCCAAGGACCTCGCCCGCCTGTCGCGATTCGACCGCTCCCGCCGGCTGTTGCGGGCACAGCCGCACCGGTGGCTCGCGGACGTCGCCGCGACCTGCGGTTTCTACGATCAGGCGCATCTGGCCCGCGAATGGCGCGATCTGGGTGGGCTGCCCCCGTCCCGCTGGCTCGCCGAGGAGGTGTTCCCATTCGTCCAAGACGTCGACGGTGTCGGCGGCGAACACTGGGAGTCATGA